In Saccharothrix violaceirubra, the following are encoded in one genomic region:
- a CDS encoding citrate synthase: MPDATIAPNDPRTVALRHEGGEHEMKVVQATEGAPGIDLGKLLATTGLVTLDSGFVNTASCSSEITYIDGDAGILRYRGYPIEQLAEKSNFNEVSYLLIYGELPTAAQLEEFSSKISRHTLLHEDLKRFFDGFPRDAHPMPVLSSAVSALSTFYQDSLSPFDANQVEISTIRLLAKVPTIAAYAYKKSVGQPFLYPDNSLGLVENFLRMTFGFPAEPYDVDPDLVRALDLLFVLHADHEQNCSTSTVRLVGSSEANLFASISAGINALFGPLHGGANSAVLEMLEKIRNDGGDVAAFVKKVKNKEDGVRLMGFGHRVYKNYDPRAAIIKKTADEILGKLGGDDQLLDIAKKLEETALADDYFVSRKLYPNVDFYTGLIYRAMGFPTKFFTVLFALGRLPGWIAHWREMINDPATKIGRPRQIYTGPASRDFVSIDQR, translated from the coding sequence ATGCCCGACGCGACGATTGCGCCGAACGACCCCCGTACCGTCGCGCTGCGCCATGAGGGTGGAGAGCACGAGATGAAGGTCGTCCAGGCCACCGAGGGTGCGCCGGGTATCGACCTCGGCAAGCTCCTGGCCACGACCGGTCTCGTCACCCTGGACAGCGGCTTCGTCAACACCGCGTCGTGTTCCTCGGAGATCACATACATCGACGGTGACGCGGGCATCCTGCGCTACCGCGGCTACCCCATCGAGCAGCTCGCCGAGAAGTCCAACTTCAACGAGGTCAGCTACCTGCTCATCTACGGCGAGCTGCCGACCGCCGCCCAGCTGGAGGAGTTCTCCTCCAAGATCAGCCGGCACACCCTGCTGCACGAGGACCTCAAACGGTTCTTCGACGGCTTCCCGCGCGACGCCCACCCGATGCCGGTCCTGTCCTCGGCGGTCTCCGCGCTGTCGACGTTCTACCAGGACAGCCTGAGCCCGTTCGACGCCAACCAGGTCGAGATCTCCACGATCCGCCTGCTGGCGAAGGTGCCGACCATCGCGGCGTACGCGTACAAGAAGTCCGTCGGGCAGCCGTTCCTCTACCCCGACAACTCGCTGGGCCTGGTGGAGAACTTCCTCCGCATGACGTTCGGCTTCCCGGCCGAGCCCTACGACGTGGACCCGGACCTGGTCCGCGCGCTGGACCTGCTGTTCGTGCTGCACGCCGACCACGAGCAGAACTGCTCCACCTCCACGGTCCGCCTGGTCGGCTCGTCCGAGGCGAACCTGTTCGCGTCCATCTCGGCCGGCATCAACGCGCTCTTCGGCCCGCTGCACGGCGGTGCCAACTCCGCGGTGCTGGAGATGCTGGAGAAGATCCGCAACGACGGCGGTGACGTGGCCGCGTTCGTGAAGAAGGTCAAGAACAAGGAGGACGGCGTCCGCCTGATGGGCTTCGGCCACCGGGTCTACAAGAACTACGACCCGCGCGCCGCGATCATCAAGAAGACGGCGGACGAGATCCTCGGCAAGCTCGGCGGCGACGACCAGCTCCTGGACATCGCCAAGAAGCTGGAGGAGACCGCCCTCGCGGACGACTACTTCGTCTCCCGCAAGCTGTACCCGAACGTCGACTTCTACACCGGCCTGATCTACCGGGCCATGGGCTTCCCGACGAAGTTCTTCACCGTGCTGTTCGCGCTCGGCCGGCTGCCCGGCTGGATCGCGCACTGGCGCGAGATGATCAACGACCCGGCCACCAAGATCGGCCGCCCGCGCCAGATCTACACCGGCCCGGCGTCGCGCGACTTCGTGTCGATCGACCAGCGCTGA
- a CDS encoding carbohydrate kinase family protein: MIVVAGEALVDLVPTPDGALAPRLGGGPYNVAVATGRLGTPTSFLSRVSTDLFGDRLIRRLHASGVRTDLVRRGTEPTTLAVVGLAEDGSARYSFYVEGTADRLVVDPGPLPDGTDAVSFGTLSLVLEPGASTYERVLWREAERGALTVLDPNIRTGLIDDPLAYRDRYDSWLSHVGLLKLSIEDARWLADLDDDAGLPDVLDVARDWQRTGPAAIVLTLGGDGLVVLSGTGEVIHVPPVPVTVVDTIGAGDTVHGALLAWLHAHDALSTEAVRGLDRTNWAKALGYAGAAAALTCSRAGAEPPFSAELGMT; this comes from the coding sequence GTGATCGTCGTCGCCGGCGAAGCGCTCGTCGACCTCGTCCCCACGCCCGACGGCGCGCTCGCGCCCCGCCTGGGCGGCGGCCCGTACAACGTCGCCGTGGCCACCGGGCGCCTCGGCACGCCCACGTCGTTCCTGTCCCGCGTGTCCACCGACCTGTTCGGCGACCGGCTGATCCGGCGGCTGCACGCGTCGGGCGTGCGGACGGACCTGGTGAGACGCGGAACCGAACCGACCACGCTGGCCGTCGTCGGCCTGGCCGAGGACGGCTCGGCCCGCTACTCGTTCTACGTCGAGGGCACGGCCGACCGGCTCGTCGTCGACCCCGGCCCGCTGCCCGACGGCACCGACGCGGTCTCGTTCGGCACGCTCTCGCTCGTGCTCGAACCCGGCGCGAGCACCTACGAGCGCGTGCTGTGGCGTGAGGCCGAGCGTGGCGCGCTCACCGTGCTGGACCCCAACATCCGGACCGGGCTCATCGACGACCCGCTCGCCTACCGGGACCGGTACGACTCGTGGCTGTCGCACGTCGGCCTGCTCAAGCTGTCCATCGAGGACGCCCGCTGGCTGGCCGACCTCGACGACGACGCGGGCCTGCCCGACGTGCTCGACGTGGCCCGTGACTGGCAGCGCACCGGCCCCGCGGCGATCGTGCTCACCCTCGGCGGGGACGGGCTGGTCGTGCTGTCCGGCACGGGCGAGGTGATCCACGTCCCACCCGTGCCCGTGACCGTGGTCGACACGATCGGGGCCGGCGATACCGTGCACGGCGCCCTCCTGGCCTGGCTCCACGCGCACGACGCTCTGTCCACAGAGGCGGTTCGCGGCCTCGACCGGACGAACTGGGCGAAAGCGCTCGGGTACGCCGGAGCGGCGGCAGCCCTGACGTGCTCCCGGGCCGGCGCGGAGCCACCGTTCAGCGCAGAGTTGGGGATGACCTAG
- a CDS encoding acyl-CoA dehydrogenase family protein, with product MPAERLLPTTEAEDLLSLVREISREELAPHAAAAEEASAFPRDKFLLLGKSGLLGLPYPERFGGGEQPYEVYLQALEEIASAWMSVGVGLSVHVMSTYALAAFGSEEQRQRWLPDALGGSWLGGYALSESHAGSDAGALTTRAVRDGDEYVVDGTKAWITHGGVADFYTLMARTSDTGGKGISCFFTPGGSDGIEAAKPERKMGLTGSVTAQVSFTGVRLPADHRLGDEGDGLRIALSALDSGRLGISACAVGLAQAALDEAVAYAKQRTQFGRAIIDFQGLEFVLADMAAAVESARATYLAAARRRDLGLPFTRQAAIAKLVCTDAAMKVTTDAVQVLGGAGYTRDFPLERYMREAKVLQIFEGTNQIQRVVIGRELRR from the coding sequence GTGCCCGCAGAGCGCCTGCTGCCCACGACCGAGGCAGAAGACCTGTTGTCCCTGGTCCGCGAGATCTCCCGGGAGGAGCTGGCGCCGCACGCGGCGGCGGCCGAGGAGGCGTCCGCGTTCCCGAGGGACAAGTTCCTCCTGTTGGGCAAATCCGGCCTGTTGGGGCTGCCGTACCCGGAGCGGTTCGGCGGCGGCGAACAGCCGTACGAGGTCTACCTCCAGGCACTGGAGGAGATCGCGTCGGCGTGGATGTCGGTCGGGGTCGGGCTGTCGGTGCACGTGATGTCCACGTACGCGTTGGCCGCGTTCGGCTCCGAGGAACAGCGGCAGCGTTGGCTGCCTGACGCCCTGGGGGGTTCGTGGCTCGGCGGCTACGCGTTGTCCGAGTCGCACGCCGGGTCGGACGCGGGCGCGTTGACGACGCGGGCCGTGCGCGACGGGGACGAGTACGTCGTCGACGGCACCAAAGCGTGGATCACGCACGGCGGCGTCGCCGACTTCTACACGCTCATGGCCCGCACGTCCGACACCGGCGGCAAGGGCATCAGTTGCTTCTTCACGCCCGGCGGGTCCGACGGCATCGAGGCGGCCAAGCCCGAGCGCAAGATGGGCCTGACCGGGTCGGTGACCGCGCAGGTGTCGTTCACCGGCGTGCGACTGCCGGCCGACCACCGGCTCGGCGACGAGGGCGACGGGCTGCGGATCGCGTTGTCCGCGTTGGACTCCGGGCGGCTGGGCATCTCGGCGTGCGCGGTCGGCCTGGCGCAGGCGGCACTGGACGAGGCCGTGGCGTACGCGAAGCAGCGCACCCAGTTCGGCCGGGCGATCATCGACTTCCAGGGCTTGGAGTTCGTGCTCGCGGACATGGCGGCGGCGGTCGAGTCGGCGCGGGCGACCTACCTGGCCGCCGCGCGGCGGCGTGACCTGGGGTTGCCGTTCACCCGGCAGGCCGCGATCGCGAAGTTGGTGTGCACGGACGCGGCGATGAAGGTGACGACCGACGCGGTGCAGGTGCTCGGCGGCGCCGGGTACACGCGCGACTTCCCGCTGGAGCGGTACATGCGGGAGGCGAAGGTGCTCCAGATCTTCGAGGGCACCAACCAGATCCAGCGCGTGGTGATCGGCCGCGAACTGCGGCGGTGA
- a CDS encoding aldose 1-epimerase family protein: protein MLEIAYADARAVIAPVGAGLRSFEVGGVPYVETYDDVPVLGSGAVLIPWPNRTAEATWTLDHEVQRLEVTEPARGNAIHGLVRRVEWDVVEHTGSLISLLVAVKGHGWPVELRTTITYALDDRGLTVSHGVQNVGAARTPFGVGTHPYPRAGNSATDETTLRLAATTVLPLDPDTMIPSGPASPVAGQHDFRTPRLLKDVRLDTAFGGCEPVDGLVRHELRGPAGGVELWADPDFRWVQVFTPGDFPGRGRAVAVEPMTCPPDALNSGVDLIWLEPGDQWAGRWGLRPLA, encoded by the coding sequence ATGCTGGAGATCGCGTACGCCGACGCGCGGGCGGTGATCGCGCCGGTCGGCGCGGGGCTCAGGTCGTTCGAAGTCGGTGGCGTGCCCTACGTCGAGACGTACGACGACGTGCCGGTCCTGGGCAGCGGCGCGGTCCTGATCCCCTGGCCCAACCGCACGGCCGAGGCGACCTGGACGCTCGACCACGAGGTCCAGCGCCTGGAGGTCACCGAACCCGCGCGCGGCAACGCGATCCACGGCCTGGTCCGCCGCGTCGAGTGGGACGTCGTCGAGCACACCGGCTCGCTGATCTCGCTCCTGGTCGCGGTCAAGGGGCACGGCTGGCCCGTCGAACTGCGCACCACGATCACCTACGCCCTGGACGACCGGGGCCTGACCGTCTCGCACGGCGTGCAGAACGTCGGCGCGGCGCGGACCCCGTTCGGCGTCGGCACCCACCCGTACCCCCGGGCCGGGAACAGCGCGACCGACGAGACGACGTTGCGCCTGGCCGCGACCACCGTGCTGCCGCTCGACCCGGACACCATGATCCCGTCCGGCCCCGCGTCGCCCGTGGCCGGACAGCACGACTTCCGCACGCCGCGCCTCTTGAAGGACGTGCGCCTGGACACCGCGTTCGGCGGCTGCGAGCCGGTCGACGGCCTGGTCCGGCACGAGCTGCGCGGCCCGGCCGGCGGTGTCGAACTCTGGGCCGACCCGGACTTCAGGTGGGTCCAGGTGTTCACGCCGGGCGACTTCCCCGGCCGGGGCCGGGCCGTGGCGGTCGAGCCGATGACCTGTCCGCCGGACGCGCTGAACTCGGGCGTGGACCTGATCTGGCTGGAGCCGGGGGACCAGTGGGCGGGCCGATGGGGATTGCGCCCTTTGGCCTAG
- a CDS encoding MBL fold metallo-hydrolase — translation MKVHHLNCGTLRPVGGKLVDGRPGVFRTAELVCHVLLLEREDGLVLVDTGMGLEDVRTPSRTLARHWRLMSRPVLDERETALRQVEALGYRASDVRDIVLTHLDLDHGGGLRDFPEARVHVLAEELAVATRAGKTGNDRTRYPDAQWAHKPRWVTYEDSGESWFGFDGVREVLAGVLFVPLFGHTHGHSGVAVDTGSGWLLHAGDAYFHHRETGPDAYCPPALRFLQKRMEVLPELRLSNQDRLRALVGAHGAEVDVFNAHDLENFRRFRTS, via the coding sequence GTGAAGGTTCACCACCTCAACTGCGGCACCTTGAGACCGGTCGGCGGCAAGCTCGTCGACGGCCGGCCGGGCGTGTTCCGCACCGCCGAACTCGTGTGCCACGTACTGCTCCTGGAGCGCGAGGACGGGCTGGTGCTCGTGGACACGGGCATGGGACTGGAGGACGTGCGTACGCCTTCGCGGACGCTGGCCCGGCACTGGCGGTTGATGAGCCGACCCGTGCTCGACGAGCGCGAGACGGCACTGCGCCAGGTCGAGGCGTTGGGGTACCGGGCTTCCGACGTGCGCGACATCGTGCTCACGCACCTGGACCTCGACCACGGCGGCGGCTTGCGCGACTTCCCGGAGGCGCGCGTGCACGTGCTCGCCGAGGAACTGGCCGTCGCGACCCGGGCCGGGAAGACCGGCAACGACCGGACCCGGTACCCCGACGCGCAGTGGGCGCACAAGCCGCGGTGGGTGACGTACGAGGACTCCGGGGAGTCGTGGTTCGGGTTCGACGGCGTGCGCGAGGTGCTGGCCGGCGTGCTGTTCGTGCCGTTGTTCGGGCACACGCACGGGCACAGCGGGGTGGCCGTCGACACCGGCTCCGGGTGGCTGCTGCACGCGGGCGACGCGTACTTCCACCACCGGGAGACCGGGCCGGACGCGTACTGCCCGCCGGCGTTGCGGTTCCTCCAGAAGCGCATGGAGGTGCTGCCGGAGCTTCGACTGTCCAATCAGGACAGGCTACGCGCCCTGGTGGGTGCGCACGGCGCCGAGGTGGACGTGTTCAACGCCCACGACCTGGAGAACTTCCGGCGGTTCCGGACTTCCTAG
- a CDS encoding helix-turn-helix transcriptional regulator, which translates to MSPVRRGTMRPIHNRIAALRAERGLSRAGLADAVEVNPQTIGALERGDHYPSLDLALRICEVFGLPVEAVFGRMPFGRASTHE; encoded by the coding sequence ATGAGTCCGGTTCGCCGGGGCACCATGCGGCCGATACACAACCGGATCGCGGCACTGCGGGCCGAGCGGGGTCTGAGCCGGGCCGGCCTCGCCGACGCGGTCGAGGTCAACCCCCAGACGATCGGGGCGCTGGAGCGGGGGGACCACTACCCCAGCCTCGATCTGGCGCTGCGGATCTGCGAGGTGTTCGGGCTGCCGGTCGAGGCGGTCTTCGGCCGCATGCCGTTCGGACGGGCGTCGACCCACGAGTGA
- a CDS encoding ABC transporter permease, giving the protein MSAMTPGRAVFLVARREFVGKVRTRSFLVGTLAVVLLMGGMALLQAFLFDSATSDRVGLSGQATVLSAPLKETAKTFGRDVETVDVTDARAAEEQVRAGDLDALVTGAPDALRVVVKEELDEPLRNSIDLIVKQQVLNAQLAEAGLDPAKVADNVARAAVDVVALEPSDDQKGQRLAIGLVIAILLYYSLLVYGTMVAQGVVEEKSSRVVEILLSTLRPWQLLAGKVIGLGLVGLVQLLLIGGIGLTLVTVTDILDVPGVATGALATGVLWYLLGFYLYATVFAAAASLVSRQEELQSVITPISMAVVVAFVVGFNLMIQDASGTAVTVLSLLPPFAPILMPGRMAMGVAPLWQVGLSIVLALGAVVLLTWLGGKVYANAVLRTGARVRLRDVLR; this is encoded by the coding sequence ATGAGCGCGATGACACCCGGACGGGCGGTGTTCCTGGTCGCCCGGCGCGAGTTCGTCGGCAAGGTGCGTACCCGGTCGTTCCTGGTCGGCACGCTCGCAGTGGTGCTGCTGATGGGCGGGATGGCGCTGCTCCAGGCGTTCCTGTTCGACAGCGCCACCAGCGACCGGGTCGGACTGTCCGGACAGGCCACGGTCCTGTCCGCGCCGTTGAAGGAGACCGCGAAGACGTTCGGCCGCGACGTCGAGACGGTCGACGTGACCGACGCGCGGGCAGCCGAGGAACAGGTCCGCGCGGGCGACCTGGACGCGTTGGTCACGGGCGCGCCGGACGCGCTGCGGGTCGTGGTGAAGGAGGAGCTGGACGAGCCGCTGCGCAATTCGATCGACCTGATCGTCAAGCAGCAGGTGCTCAACGCCCAGCTCGCCGAGGCGGGCCTCGACCCGGCCAAGGTCGCGGACAACGTGGCCCGCGCGGCGGTCGACGTGGTCGCGCTGGAGCCCTCGGACGACCAGAAGGGGCAGCGGCTGGCCATCGGGCTGGTGATCGCGATCCTGCTGTACTACTCGCTGCTGGTCTACGGGACGATGGTCGCCCAGGGGGTCGTGGAGGAGAAGTCCAGCCGGGTCGTGGAGATCCTGCTGTCGACGTTGCGGCCGTGGCAGCTCCTGGCGGGCAAGGTGATCGGCCTGGGCCTGGTCGGGTTGGTGCAACTGCTGCTGATCGGCGGCATCGGGCTGACTCTGGTGACCGTGACGGACATCCTCGACGTGCCGGGCGTGGCAACGGGTGCCCTGGCCACCGGCGTGCTCTGGTACCTGCTCGGGTTCTACCTGTACGCCACGGTGTTCGCGGCGGCGGCGTCGCTGGTGTCGCGCCAGGAGGAACTGCAGTCGGTGATCACGCCGATCAGCATGGCCGTGGTGGTCGCGTTCGTGGTCGGCTTCAACCTGATGATCCAGGACGCGTCGGGCACGGCTGTCACCGTGCTGTCCCTGCTGCCGCCGTTCGCGCCGATCCTGATGCCGGGGCGGATGGCGATGGGGGTGGCGCCGCTGTGGCAGGTGGGGTTGTCGATCGTGCTGGCTCTGGGCGCGGTCGTGCTGCTGACCTGGTTGGGCGGCAAGGTCTACGCGAACGCGGTGTTGCGGACGGGTGCGCGGGTCAGGTTGCGGGACGTGCTGCGCTGA
- a CDS encoding cryptochrome/photolyase family protein — MDSSTVVWFRRDLRVTDHPALLEAAGRADRALGLFVLDPRLLEASGQPRVEFLHRCLRTLDEKLGGRLMIAVGDPVDVVPRVARSVGAESVHVSADFGPYGRERDEAVGEKVELVRVGSPYAVAPGRVLKNDGTPYRVFTPFSRAWREHGWRAPANTNKSTVDWMTPEKTERLPEGDGLPDVTRLWRTFRDERLPDYADHRDRPDLDRTSRFSAFLKWGVVHPRTLLADLGSDEGSKAFRNELAWREFYADVLWHNPSSARENLDKRFDRIHLDDDRERFAAWCEGRTGYPFVDAGMRQLLAEGWMHNRVRMVVASFLVKDLHLPWWWGARHFMRHLVDGDLASNQHNWQWAAGSGTDAAPYFRIFNPVTQGEKFDPDGTYVRRYVPELRDVKGKQVHRPTDPIVDHAHERQEALARFGAIK; from the coding sequence GTGGACTCCTCGACCGTGGTGTGGTTCCGGCGCGACCTGCGCGTCACCGACCACCCGGCCCTCCTCGAAGCCGCCGGCCGCGCCGACCGCGCCCTGGGCCTGTTCGTGCTGGACCCGAGGCTGCTCGAGGCGTCCGGGCAGCCGCGCGTCGAGTTCCTGCACCGGTGCCTGCGCACGCTCGACGAGAAGCTCGGCGGCCGGTTGATGATCGCCGTCGGCGACCCGGTCGACGTGGTGCCGCGCGTGGCCCGGTCGGTCGGCGCGGAGTCGGTGCACGTGTCCGCGGACTTCGGACCGTACGGTCGTGAACGCGACGAGGCCGTGGGGGAGAAGGTGGAACTCGTCCGCGTCGGCTCGCCTTACGCCGTGGCGCCCGGTCGTGTGCTCAAAAACGACGGCACGCCTTACCGCGTCTTCACACCGTTCTCCCGCGCGTGGCGGGAACACGGCTGGCGCGCACCGGCGAACACGAACAAGTCCACTGTGGACTGGATGACGCCGGAGAAGACGGAACGACTCCCCGAGGGCGACGGTCTGCCCGACGTGACCCGCCTGTGGCGCACGTTCCGCGACGAACGCCTACCCGACTACGCCGACCACCGCGACCGCCCGGACCTCGACCGCACGAGCAGGTTCTCCGCGTTCCTCAAGTGGGGCGTCGTGCACCCGCGAACGCTGCTCGCCGACCTCGGCTCGGACGAGGGCTCGAAGGCGTTCCGCAACGAGCTGGCGTGGCGTGAGTTCTACGCGGACGTGTTGTGGCACAACCCGTCCAGCGCGCGGGAGAACCTGGACAAGCGCTTCGACCGCATCCACCTCGACGACGACCGCGAGCGTTTCGCGGCGTGGTGCGAAGGCCGCACCGGCTACCCGTTCGTCGACGCGGGCATGCGCCAGCTGCTGGCCGAGGGCTGGATGCACAACCGCGTCCGCATGGTCGTGGCGAGCTTCCTGGTGAAGGACCTGCACCTGCCGTGGTGGTGGGGTGCCCGGCACTTCATGCGCCACCTGGTCGACGGGGACCTCGCGTCCAACCAGCACAACTGGCAGTGGGCGGCCGGTTCGGGCACCGACGCGGCACCGTACTTCCGCATCTTCAACCCCGTCACCCAGGGCGAGAAGTTCGACCCGGACGGCACCTACGTCCGCCGCTACGTACCCGAACTGCGCGACGTGAAGGGCAAACAGGTCCACCGCCCGACCGACCCGATCGTCGACCACGCCCACGAACGCCAAGAGGCCCTGGCCCGCTTCGGGGCGATCAAATAG
- a CDS encoding TetR/AcrR family transcriptional regulator has protein sequence MPRRTDTRERMIRTAASLFRAQGYHATGLNQVLVEGGAPKGSLYFHFPGGKEQLAVEAVTLAGAAQCERLRAVLAETPDPVTALARALDVLAQDLVDSDFRDGCPISTVALDVGGDNEPIRVACADAYASWQRIIADHVGSESLAAVVLAALEGALLLARTQRDLAPLRALETHLAPLLGRTSP, from the coding sequence ATGCCACGACGTACCGACACCCGTGAGCGCATGATCCGCACGGCGGCCTCGCTGTTCCGGGCGCAGGGTTACCACGCGACCGGCCTGAACCAGGTCCTCGTCGAAGGCGGTGCGCCCAAAGGGTCCCTGTACTTCCACTTCCCCGGCGGCAAGGAACAGTTGGCCGTGGAGGCGGTGACACTGGCGGGCGCGGCGCAGTGCGAACGCCTGCGGGCCGTACTCGCGGAAACACCCGATCCAGTGACGGCTTTGGCGCGGGCGTTGGACGTCCTCGCGCAGGACCTGGTCGACAGCGACTTCCGCGACGGGTGTCCGATCTCGACGGTCGCGCTGGACGTCGGCGGGGACAACGAACCGATCCGGGTGGCCTGTGCGGATGCCTACGCGTCGTGGCAGCGGATCATCGCCGACCACGTCGGCTCGGAGTCGTTGGCCGCGGTCGTCCTGGCCGCGCTCGAAGGCGCGCTCCTCCTGGCCCGCACGCAGCGCGACCTGGCTCCCCTGCGCGCACTGGAAACCCACCTGGCACCACTGCTCGGAAGGACTTCACCGTGA
- a CDS encoding TetR/AcrR family transcriptional regulator, giving the protein MTSTAHRPPTPRQVELLGRLEALVLAEGFAHFTLDNLAARLRCSKSTLYALAASKEQLAVRVVGRYFKGAAERIERKIAGIEDIRVRIGTYLAGAAEELRKASAKFIADVSAFAPTRTTYERNARAAAQRIREFIQEGVHSGVFREVHASLIAEMVGLLIESIQTGVLTRRAAVADSEAFTALGELLLDGLHRSEP; this is encoded by the coding sequence ATGACCTCGACCGCGCACAGACCACCGACACCCCGGCAGGTCGAACTGCTCGGCCGGCTGGAGGCGCTCGTGCTCGCCGAGGGGTTCGCGCACTTCACGCTGGACAACCTCGCCGCACGCCTGCGTTGCTCCAAGTCGACGCTCTACGCCTTGGCGGCCAGCAAGGAGCAGCTCGCGGTGCGCGTCGTCGGCCGGTACTTCAAGGGCGCGGCCGAGCGCATCGAACGCAAGATCGCCGGCATCGAGGACATCCGGGTCCGCATCGGCACCTACCTCGCCGGTGCCGCCGAGGAGCTGCGCAAGGCGTCCGCGAAGTTCATCGCCGACGTCTCCGCGTTCGCGCCCACCCGGACGACCTACGAGCGCAACGCCCGCGCCGCCGCGCAGCGCATCCGCGAGTTCATCCAGGAGGGCGTCCACTCGGGCGTCTTCCGCGAGGTGCACGCGAGCCTCATCGCCGAGATGGTCGGACTGTTGATCGAAAGCATCCAGACCGGCGTGCTGACCCGGAGGGCGGCCGTCGCCGACTCCGAGGCGTTCACCGCTCTGGGTGAACTTCTGCTCGACGGACTCCACCGGAGCGAGCCGTGA
- a CDS encoding ABC transporter ATP-binding protein, with translation MAQGVLEIDRISKRYGEVVALADMTFDVRAGELFGFVGSNGAGKTTTMRIALGVLAADAGEVRWNGAPVTLDTRRRIGYMPEERGLYPKMKVHEQLVYLAELHGMTTDDAHRGADAWITRLGLRDRAGDEVQKLSLGNQQRVQLAAALVHDPDVLVLDEPFSGLDPVAVDVMSQVLREKAAQGVPVVFSSHQLDLVERLCDRVGIVRSGSLVACGTVDELRSGGTARLVVDAPDAGAGWASALPGVTSASYEGTRALLELAPDADDQVMLHAALATGPVREFSRQRPALTDLFRSVVAEEGRA, from the coding sequence GTGGCACAGGGGGTGCTGGAGATCGACCGGATCTCCAAGCGCTACGGGGAGGTCGTCGCGCTCGCCGACATGACCTTCGACGTCCGCGCGGGTGAACTGTTCGGTTTCGTGGGCAGCAACGGCGCGGGCAAGACCACGACCATGCGCATCGCCCTCGGGGTGCTCGCGGCGGACGCCGGGGAGGTGCGCTGGAACGGCGCACCGGTCACCCTCGACACCCGTCGGCGCATCGGCTACATGCCCGAGGAACGCGGGCTCTACCCCAAGATGAAGGTCCACGAGCAGCTCGTCTACCTGGCCGAACTGCACGGCATGACGACCGACGACGCGCACCGCGGCGCCGACGCGTGGATCACCCGCCTCGGCCTGCGCGACCGGGCCGGCGACGAGGTGCAGAAGCTCAGCCTCGGCAACCAGCAGCGCGTCCAGCTCGCCGCGGCGTTGGTGCACGACCCGGACGTGCTCGTGCTCGACGAACCGTTCTCGGGCCTTGACCCGGTGGCCGTGGACGTGATGAGCCAGGTGCTGCGGGAGAAGGCGGCGCAGGGCGTGCCGGTCGTGTTCTCCAGCCACCAGCTCGACCTCGTCGAACGGCTGTGCGACCGGGTCGGCATCGTGCGCAGTGGCTCGCTGGTCGCGTGCGGCACGGTCGACGAGCTGCGGTCCGGCGGCACGGCGCGGCTGGTCGTGGACGCGCCGGACGCGGGCGCCGGGTGGGCGTCGGCGCTGCCGGGCGTGACCTCGGCGTCCTACGAGGGCACGCGGGCACTGCTCGAACTCGCGCCGGACGCCGACGACCAGGTCATGCTGCACGCCGCACTGGCCACCGGCCCGGTGCGCGAGTTCTCCCGGCAGCGCCCGGCGCTGACCGACCTGTTCCGCAGCGTGGTGGCAGAGGAGGGTCGGGCATGA